A window from Nitrospira sp. ND1 encodes these proteins:
- a CDS encoding NADH-quinone oxidoreductase subunit L, with protein MSFLALVPLLPLLTAFIVMTGDRAEQDQNARAGLLPVAAAFLGSLIALVAVTSGDPVTIQFYDTASVANLAFPIGFYIDRLSAVMMVLITGVTMLIYRYSMGYMYQDRGYRRYLGMLGITTAVLLCMVSSANLVMLFVFWQILSWLLFLLAHNHGHAATLSGATNTFTMLRLSDAAFLAGIVLAYSLYGTFEFQTLFARAADTPVTLSLWPDLGWEMNGATAVTLLIFVGAMGKSAQFPIHTWLPRSLYAPTPIHALLHAGIINAGGFLLNRLAPLYGLSPTTLHVVFVIGMLTAILGATMMLTQNDIKKTLGFSTIGQMGYMIMECGLGAFSLAVFHLIAHGLFKGTVFLNCGNVIHKARQEPSFPPIDREAEESEFSNLTWSTGFLTTLLLPLVILLVTHGVLRIPLIDSQGTVIFLFFIWVTSSQAILSLTRIRAVASWKVSAAMLVTLVIVVFTYLFAVESFTHFLYPNPEVVASYFKAAALPGRLFDSLVVGTTVLTILSWVYLYAHAHGRTVKIPGWIDVFLVRLYVLFMNRLYLDQLYLKFGRIVTLVAHHLEKRLS; from the coding sequence ATGTCGTTTCTCGCGCTCGTCCCGCTGTTGCCGTTGTTGACGGCCTTCATCGTGATGACCGGCGACCGTGCGGAGCAGGACCAGAATGCCAGAGCCGGGCTGCTCCCCGTCGCGGCGGCATTTCTCGGGTCCCTCATCGCCCTGGTTGCGGTCACCTCCGGAGATCCGGTCACCATCCAGTTCTACGATACGGCCTCCGTCGCCAATCTTGCCTTCCCCATCGGGTTCTATATCGACCGGCTCAGCGCGGTCATGATGGTTCTCATCACCGGCGTGACCATGCTCATCTACCGCTATTCCATGGGTTACATGTATCAGGATCGCGGATATCGCCGGTATCTCGGGATGCTCGGTATCACGACCGCGGTGCTCCTCTGCATGGTGTCCAGCGCCAACCTGGTCATGTTATTTGTCTTCTGGCAGATCCTCTCGTGGCTGCTGTTTCTGCTTGCACACAACCACGGGCATGCCGCCACACTGTCCGGCGCGACGAACACGTTTACGATGTTGCGGCTCAGCGATGCGGCGTTTCTGGCCGGTATCGTCCTGGCCTATTCGCTGTACGGCACATTCGAGTTCCAGACATTGTTTGCCCGCGCCGCGGACACGCCCGTCACCCTGTCCCTTTGGCCGGACCTCGGCTGGGAGATGAACGGCGCGACGGCGGTGACCCTACTGATTTTCGTCGGCGCCATGGGCAAGTCGGCACAATTTCCGATCCACACCTGGCTGCCGCGCTCCCTCTACGCGCCGACGCCCATCCACGCACTGCTGCACGCGGGCATCATCAACGCCGGGGGATTCCTGCTGAATCGTCTGGCCCCGCTCTACGGTCTGAGCCCGACCACCCTGCATGTGGTGTTCGTCATCGGCATGCTCACGGCGATTCTGGGAGCCACCATGATGTTGACGCAGAACGACATCAAGAAGACGCTCGGCTTTTCGACGATCGGCCAGATGGGCTATATGATCATGGAATGCGGGCTGGGCGCGTTTTCCCTCGCCGTGTTCCATCTGATCGCCCACGGTCTGTTCAAGGGCACGGTGTTCCTGAATTGCGGGAATGTGATCCACAAGGCTCGCCAGGAACCCTCGTTTCCGCCAATCGACCGCGAGGCGGAGGAAAGCGAATTCTCCAATCTCACCTGGTCCACCGGATTCCTGACGACGCTGCTCTTGCCGCTCGTGATCCTGCTCGTCACGCACGGTGTCTTGCGCATTCCGCTGATCGATTCACAAGGCACGGTGATTTTCCTGTTCTTCATCTGGGTTACCTCCTCGCAGGCGATTCTCTCCCTGACACGTATTCGCGCCGTAGCCTCCTGGAAGGTGTCCGCCGCCATGCTGGTCACGCTCGTCATCGTCGTCTTCACATACCTCTTTGCGGTGGAGAGCTTTACGCATTTTCTGTATCCGAATCCGGAGGTGGTGGCGTCGTATTTCAAGGCCGCGGCGCTGCCGGGCCGGCTCTTCGACAGTCTGGTGGTCGGCACGACAGTGCTGACGATCCTCAGCTGGGTCTATCTCTATGCGCATGCGCATGGGCGCACGGTCAAAATTCCCGGTTGGATCGACGTCTTCCTCGTCCGTCTCTATGTCCTGTTCATGAACCGCCTCTACCTGGATCAGCTGTATCTCAAGTTCGGCCGGATCGTGACGCTCGTCGCCCATCACCTGGAAAAGCGGCTGTCGTGA
- a CDS encoding P-II family nitrogen regulator, which produces MAALTLHPMKEIRVIVSGEHRPFVTELLDKVEATGYTIIGNISGKGHHGLREAHFMFSEQESLVMIMAVVPEEKVEPLLAGLRPLFERHSGVMFVSDVAVSRREYFGKKSAKS; this is translated from the coding sequence ATGGCCGCACTCACGTTGCATCCCATGAAAGAAATTCGCGTCATCGTGTCGGGTGAGCACCGGCCCTTTGTCACCGAGTTATTGGACAAAGTGGAGGCGACCGGCTACACCATCATCGGCAATATCTCGGGGAAGGGCCATCATGGCCTGCGTGAAGCCCATTTCATGTTCAGCGAGCAGGAGAGCCTGGTCATGATTATGGCGGTGGTGCCGGAGGAAAAGGTGGAACCGCTGCTGGCCGGGCTCCGGCCGCTGTTCGAGCGACATTCGGGTGTCATGTTCGTCTCCGATGTCGCCGTCAGCCGGCGCGAATATTTCGGCAAGAAGAGCGCCAAGTCCTGA
- a CDS encoding YdiU family protein, with amino-acid sequence MTVHSLETLTFDNSYARLPEVFYAKVSPTPFSAAPFLISANRAAMELLDLDPAEAARPEFAGVFGGSLLIPGMEPLAMLYSGHQFGVYVPQLGDGRAILLGEVTNGRGERWDLHLKGAGMTPFSRDGDGRSVLRSAIREYLCCEAMHGLGIPTTRALCLVGSDDKVYREQIETGATIVRMAPSHVRFGTFEIFYYRKQHEHLQRLADYTIEMHFPELAQAVDKYTRFFAEVVQRTAKLIAHWQAVGWSHGVLNTDNMSILGLTLDYGPYGFMDDYDPGFICNHSDYNGRYAFNQQPYIGLWNLSCLAQTLLPFAPKEELKAALDGYQTSVDRHYHNHMRAKLGLVEDRAEDEALLQELKSLMVGSRVDYTIFWRELSMFSSDAGAKNERLREHFLNPERFDTWAVQYRERLQSEQSRDEERRIRMDRVNPKYVLRNYLAQGAIEKAQQKDYSEVERLLALLQQPYTEQPGMNSYAAAPPNWGKHLSVSCSS; translated from the coding sequence ATGACAGTCCATAGTCTCGAAACCCTCACGTTCGATAACAGTTACGCGCGTCTGCCGGAGGTCTTCTACGCCAAGGTGAGCCCGACGCCGTTCTCGGCCGCGCCGTTTCTCATCAGCGCGAACCGGGCCGCGATGGAGTTGCTCGATCTCGACCCGGCGGAAGCGGCGCGACCGGAGTTCGCCGGGGTGTTCGGCGGGAGCCTGCTGATTCCCGGCATGGAACCGCTGGCCATGCTCTACTCCGGCCATCAGTTCGGTGTCTATGTGCCGCAACTCGGCGATGGCCGGGCGATCCTTCTGGGGGAAGTGACGAACGGCCGCGGGGAACGCTGGGATCTGCACCTCAAAGGCGCGGGCATGACGCCCTTCTCGCGCGACGGGGATGGGCGTTCGGTGCTCCGTTCAGCCATCCGTGAATATCTCTGTTGCGAGGCGATGCATGGACTCGGCATCCCGACGACGCGTGCGCTGTGCCTGGTCGGCAGCGACGACAAGGTCTATCGCGAACAGATCGAAACCGGGGCGACGATCGTCCGGATGGCGCCGTCGCATGTGCGCTTCGGCACGTTCGAAATTTTCTACTACCGGAAGCAGCACGAGCATCTGCAGCGGCTGGCCGATTACACCATCGAGATGCATTTCCCTGAACTTGCGCAGGCAGTCGACAAGTATACCCGTTTTTTTGCCGAGGTGGTCCAGCGCACGGCGAAACTGATCGCGCACTGGCAAGCGGTCGGCTGGTCGCATGGCGTGCTCAATACCGACAATATGTCGATCCTGGGCCTCACGCTGGACTATGGCCCATACGGTTTCATGGATGACTACGACCCCGGCTTCATCTGCAACCACTCGGACTATAACGGGCGCTATGCCTTCAACCAGCAGCCCTACATCGGACTCTGGAACCTGAGTTGCCTGGCGCAAACCCTGCTGCCGTTTGCGCCCAAGGAAGAGCTGAAAGCCGCGCTCGATGGTTACCAGACCAGCGTGGATCGGCACTATCACAACCACATGCGTGCCAAATTGGGGTTGGTGGAGGACCGCGCGGAAGATGAGGCCCTGCTGCAAGAACTGAAATCGCTCATGGTCGGCAGCCGGGTCGATTACACGATCTTCTGGCGTGAATTGAGCATGTTTTCATCCGACGCGGGCGCGAAGAACGAACGGCTGCGGGAACATTTCCTGAATCCGGAGCGGTTCGATACCTGGGCCGTTCAGTATCGCGAACGGCTGCAGAGCGAGCAGAGTCGCGACGAAGAGCGACGGATTCGTATGGATCGGGTGAATCCCAAATACGTCCTGCGCAACTATCTCGCCCAAGGGGCCATCGAGAAGGCTCAGCAGAAAGACTATTCCGAGGTTGAACGGTTACTGGCGCTGCTGCAACAGCCCTATACTGAGCAACCCGGCATGAATTCCTACGCCGCCGCGCCCCCGAACTGGGGTAAACACCTCAGCGTCAGCTGCTCGTCGTAG
- a CDS encoding DUF2294 domain-containing protein, with amino-acid sequence MAVTIIGRALSRSTIQKDLLPVASKGEKEAAVRTAIIKFEQEFLGRGPDEVRVFIVRDMLVVRLKGVLTPAERQLAKTAEGIDMVKRLRQNLIAQGRERLCEQVMDLIGAKVTALFTDIDTVVGERIFVFTLESDIEANFR; translated from the coding sequence ATGGCGGTGACTATAATCGGCCGCGCGTTGTCTCGATCAACCATTCAGAAGGATCTATTGCCTGTGGCGAGCAAGGGAGAGAAGGAAGCCGCTGTCCGGACGGCCATCATCAAGTTCGAGCAGGAATTTCTGGGCCGCGGCCCGGATGAGGTTCGCGTCTTCATTGTGCGGGACATGCTTGTCGTGCGGTTGAAGGGGGTGCTGACACCCGCAGAACGCCAGCTGGCCAAAACGGCCGAAGGTATCGATATGGTGAAACGACTTCGGCAGAACCTCATCGCGCAAGGTCGGGAACGGCTCTGCGAACAAGTGATGGATCTGATCGGTGCGAAAGTGACGGCGCTGTTTACCGACATCGACACCGTGGTCGGGGAGCGCATTTTTGTCTTCACGTTGGAATCGGACATCGAAGCCAATTTCCGGTAA
- a CDS encoding tetratricopeptide repeat protein: MSTHQDRIETALLADDWDRVGYEASEWARALETAGEKDPRPYFALNVTHLIRGEFADAWRVYARALQETDDIERVREWVHSIADRHAGNAQTHLVQGLFLAQSGQSEQSMASYKEAAKLAPQSPYPHYFLAQIHERAAHLEMAIKEYREAVKLAPTFAPARTNLGVAYQEQGRLEMAIPQYREVIKLNPHDALAHANLGCALAEQGKFEPALQAYKEALRLNPRDAEIHFALGGVYETKGRTDLALKEYREATQLNPELASAHTALGWLLMEQSRASEAMEAFSKAVKANPEEAQALYGIGRIYAAKGKRESAAENFSKAIRFEKDPTKKNAIMNALFASGQTGD, from the coding sequence ATGAGCACGCACCAAGACAGAATCGAAACGGCCCTCCTGGCAGACGACTGGGACCGGGTCGGGTATGAGGCGTCGGAATGGGCCCGCGCGCTGGAGACCGCCGGTGAAAAAGATCCTCGCCCGTACTTCGCCTTGAACGTCACCCACCTGATTCGCGGGGAATTCGCCGACGCCTGGCGGGTGTATGCCCGCGCGCTGCAGGAGACGGACGACATCGAGCGCGTCCGGGAGTGGGTGCACTCCATCGCGGATCGGCACGCCGGCAATGCTCAGACGCATCTGGTGCAGGGATTGTTTCTGGCGCAGTCCGGCCAGTCGGAACAGTCGATGGCGTCCTACAAAGAGGCCGCGAAGCTGGCTCCGCAATCGCCCTATCCCCATTATTTTCTGGCCCAGATTCACGAGCGGGCGGCGCATTTGGAGATGGCGATCAAGGAATATCGCGAGGCGGTCAAGCTCGCTCCGACATTTGCGCCGGCGCGCACGAACCTCGGCGTGGCCTACCAGGAGCAGGGGCGGCTTGAAATGGCCATTCCCCAATATCGCGAAGTGATCAAGCTGAATCCCCACGACGCGCTGGCCCATGCCAATCTCGGCTGTGCGCTTGCGGAGCAGGGCAAATTCGAACCGGCGCTGCAAGCCTACAAAGAAGCTCTACGGCTCAATCCGCGAGATGCGGAAATCCATTTCGCCCTCGGCGGAGTTTATGAGACCAAGGGGCGGACCGATCTTGCCCTCAAGGAATACCGCGAAGCGACGCAGCTCAATCCGGAACTCGCCTCGGCCCATACCGCGCTTGGTTGGCTGTTGATGGAGCAATCGAGAGCATCGGAGGCCATGGAGGCCTTCAGCAAAGCCGTGAAGGCCAACCCGGAGGAGGCCCAGGCCCTCTACGGCATCGGGAGGATTTACGCCGCCAAGGGCAAGCGGGAAAGTGCCGCCGAAAACTTCTCCAAAGCCATCCGCTTCGAAAAAGATCCCACCAAAAAAAACGCCATCATGAACGCCCTCTTCGCCAGCGGCCAGACAGGGGATTGA
- a CDS encoding DUF2309 domain-containing protein: MDPVIRADDPADLEARRMELRGTIRLASEVIAQYWPMRTFVHHNPLHSLEYLPFTETVRRGHQFLGGNGYLPGDVYRRYLKSGRILVRHIDEALAALALEQEVDLGPCRIAHREVLRACLTHGLSTATDEPLDRLMEREPNEEQVEALAERLGSFSTPTVAERMAATVRADSDALGHHLTLSNWCDQTLGTRIVELINSELIKWCEAFLDEGHATWPMPGRDQGLYAAWKQVAGKEWTTCGIADSRRKIAALPEHPEDAVLDCLDALAIPVTFRQDYLSLQLAALPGWAGFIKWRAEETGYAWQQAYPVGLVKFLAVRLWYVRELVQKVCREELGIDGDYPAVMAYMAQQSHAYFMHKEWAAGRLPASMADRVARLHADTRHRQQGTPALAPEWEPLTHHDQIEFGPRRERAAQRLMARRLLTLAQALEIVPALLMDGPLTALRTLLDWIDAFPESAHGPVWLKAFEAGYQDHLFGMLLRAPVKPQPVSAEHHPPVRPHSQSVFCIDVRSEPFRRHLESTGANDTYGFAGFFAVFIRYRAWGKEHETEQFPVIMRAKNEVREIPRSYLDHYVSKHQSRAKLVHAGHTLLHDLKENVVTPYVMVESLGWFYALPMMGKTMWPALYKRLTNWVRRLFVPPIATILTVDKLAPAETEEMMVSEQRALIWKALRDRLGLHGSQVDAEFVEALRRRALDDDAPVEPFLSDAAKSVDLSADQLTTFLEELQRHYRINRRAASRQKERITRTGFTLEEQVLTVETALRMMGLVRNFARLVLFCAHGSTTENNPFESALDCGACGGNEGKPNARVLAAMANRPPVRERLAKRGIEIPSDTHFLAGQVDTTTDEVHLFDLEDAPPTHRKDVARLYDDLREAAQLTSQERCSRFPDVRTVLPLNQASAHVAGRSADWSQVRPEWGLSGNTTFIIGRRELTKGLNLAGRVFLHSYDYREDPTDRWLEVLLTAPQVVAQWINMEHYFSAVDNEVYGSGSKIYHNVVGRIGIMSGPWSDLRLGLARQTVMNDDLPYHEPMRLLTLVETSRPRIEKLIARHEVLQHFYHNEWVHLAALDPEDGIWYRYMPSGVWRRVRNPSDT, translated from the coding sequence ATGGATCCGGTGATCCGCGCCGACGACCCGGCAGACCTCGAAGCCCGCCGCATGGAACTGCGAGGCACGATCCGTCTCGCCAGCGAAGTCATCGCGCAGTATTGGCCGATGCGAACCTTCGTCCATCACAATCCGCTCCACAGCCTGGAGTATCTCCCGTTCACCGAAACGGTCCGACGTGGCCACCAATTCCTGGGCGGCAACGGGTATCTCCCCGGTGACGTGTATCGGCGCTATCTGAAATCAGGCAGGATTCTGGTCCGCCATATCGACGAGGCCCTGGCGGCCCTCGCGCTCGAGCAGGAAGTCGATCTCGGCCCCTGCCGCATTGCCCATCGAGAAGTGTTGCGAGCCTGCCTGACCCATGGTCTCTCTACCGCGACCGACGAACCACTCGATCGATTGATGGAACGTGAGCCGAACGAGGAGCAGGTCGAGGCACTGGCCGAACGACTGGGCTCGTTCTCCACACCAACGGTGGCGGAACGGATGGCCGCCACGGTCCGTGCGGATTCGGATGCTCTCGGACATCATCTCACCCTCTCCAACTGGTGCGACCAGACACTGGGCACCCGGATCGTCGAACTGATCAACAGCGAACTAATCAAATGGTGCGAAGCGTTTCTGGACGAAGGCCACGCCACCTGGCCGATGCCGGGTCGGGATCAGGGCCTCTACGCCGCCTGGAAGCAAGTGGCCGGGAAAGAATGGACAACGTGCGGCATTGCGGACAGCCGCCGGAAAATTGCGGCGCTGCCGGAACATCCCGAAGACGCCGTATTGGACTGCCTGGACGCGCTGGCAATCCCCGTGACATTCCGGCAGGACTACCTGTCGCTCCAACTTGCAGCCCTCCCGGGTTGGGCCGGCTTCATCAAATGGCGCGCGGAAGAAACCGGCTATGCCTGGCAGCAGGCCTACCCCGTCGGGCTGGTGAAGTTTCTCGCCGTGCGCTTGTGGTATGTGCGCGAACTGGTCCAGAAAGTCTGCCGGGAAGAATTGGGCATCGACGGGGACTATCCCGCGGTGATGGCCTACATGGCGCAGCAGTCGCATGCGTACTTCATGCACAAGGAATGGGCCGCCGGACGACTTCCCGCCTCCATGGCCGACCGTGTCGCCCGGCTGCATGCCGACACGAGACACCGTCAGCAGGGCACGCCGGCCCTCGCCCCTGAATGGGAGCCACTCACCCATCACGATCAGATCGAATTCGGACCGCGCCGCGAACGGGCGGCCCAGCGGCTCATGGCGCGACGCCTGCTCACGCTGGCCCAAGCGCTCGAGATCGTTCCGGCCCTGCTGATGGACGGTCCGCTGACGGCCCTTCGCACCTTGCTGGATTGGATCGACGCCTTTCCGGAATCCGCGCATGGTCCGGTGTGGCTCAAGGCCTTCGAGGCCGGGTATCAGGATCACCTCTTCGGCATGTTGCTGCGCGCGCCGGTCAAACCCCAACCGGTCTCCGCCGAGCACCATCCGCCGGTGCGGCCCCATTCCCAATCGGTCTTTTGCATCGATGTGCGCTCCGAGCCGTTCCGCCGCCACCTGGAATCCACCGGCGCGAACGACACCTATGGGTTTGCCGGTTTCTTCGCGGTCTTCATCCGGTATCGGGCCTGGGGCAAAGAACACGAGACCGAGCAGTTCCCGGTCATCATGCGCGCGAAAAACGAGGTGCGGGAGATCCCCCGCAGCTATCTGGATCACTACGTGTCCAAACACCAGTCGCGCGCGAAACTGGTCCACGCGGGACATACGCTGCTGCACGATCTCAAGGAGAACGTCGTCACCCCCTATGTCATGGTGGAGTCGCTGGGCTGGTTCTACGCGCTGCCCATGATGGGCAAGACGATGTGGCCCGCCCTCTACAAACGATTGACCAATTGGGTGCGGCGGTTATTTGTCCCCCCCATCGCCACGATTCTTACGGTGGACAAACTGGCGCCGGCCGAAACCGAGGAAATGATGGTCTCCGAACAACGGGCCTTGATCTGGAAAGCGCTGCGCGACCGGCTCGGCCTGCATGGATCGCAGGTTGATGCCGAATTCGTCGAGGCCCTGCGGCGACGCGCGCTGGACGACGATGCGCCGGTGGAACCGTTCCTCAGCGACGCGGCCAAATCGGTCGATCTCTCCGCCGACCAACTCACCACCTTCCTCGAAGAACTCCAACGGCACTACCGGATCAATCGCCGCGCGGCCTCCCGCCAGAAAGAACGGATCACGCGGACCGGCTTCACGCTCGAAGAACAGGTTCTGACCGTGGAAACCGCCCTGCGCATGATGGGCCTGGTGAGAAATTTCGCCCGCCTCGTGCTCTTCTGCGCCCATGGCAGCACCACCGAGAACAACCCGTTCGAGTCGGCGCTGGACTGCGGCGCCTGCGGCGGAAACGAAGGCAAACCAAACGCGCGCGTGCTGGCGGCGATGGCCAATCGTCCGCCGGTGCGGGAACGGCTGGCGAAACGCGGCATCGAAATCCCGTCAGACACCCACTTCCTCGCCGGGCAGGTCGATACCACGACGGACGAGGTGCACCTGTTCGATCTCGAAGATGCGCCGCCGACCCACCGCAAGGACGTGGCCCGACTGTACGACGATTTACGCGAAGCCGCGCAGTTGACCAGCCAGGAGCGCTGCAGCCGGTTCCCCGATGTGAGGACTGTCCTGCCTCTCAACCAGGCCTCGGCGCATGTAGCCGGACGGAGCGCGGACTGGAGCCAGGTGCGGCCGGAATGGGGCCTGTCCGGCAACACAACTTTCATCATCGGCCGCCGGGAGCTGACCAAGGGATTGAACCTGGCCGGGCGCGTCTTCCTTCACTCGTACGACTATCGGGAAGATCCGACGGACCGCTGGCTGGAAGTGCTGCTGACCGCGCCCCAAGTGGTCGCCCAGTGGATCAACATGGAGCATTATTTCTCGGCCGTGGACAACGAGGTCTATGGAAGCGGAAGCAAGATCTATCACAACGTCGTCGGCCGCATCGGCATCATGTCGGGCCCCTGGAGCGATCTCCGGCTCGGGCTGGCCCGGCAAACCGTCATGAACGACGACCTGCCCTATCATGAACCCATGCGCCTCCTGACGCTGGTGGAAACCTCGCGCCCGCGGATCGAGAAACTCATTGCGCGGCACGAAGTGCTGCAACATTTCTATCACAACGAGTGGGTGCACCTGGCTGCGCTGGACCCTGAGGACGGCATCTGGTACCGCTACATGCCCTCGGGTGTCTGGCGCCGCGTGAGGAATCCCAGTGACACATAG